From Skermanella sp. TT6, a single genomic window includes:
- a CDS encoding DUF86 domain-containing protein, with protein MLARSFVAGMEFDAFADDRRTFYAVTRCLEIISEASRRLEEPLRARHPELPWRAIMGSGNVYRHEYDNVAESFVWRTVRDSLPGLLAVVDRELNQRTDPDGAASGRPPPE; from the coding sequence ATGCTGGCACGCTCCTTCGTGGCCGGGATGGAGTTCGACGCCTTTGCCGACGACCGGCGCACCTTCTACGCCGTCACCCGTTGCTTGGAAATCATCTCTGAAGCCAGCCGCCGCCTGGAAGAGCCGCTGCGTGCCCGCCATCCGGAATTGCCCTGGCGGGCCATCATGGGCAGTGGAAACGTCTACCGGCACGAATATGACAACGTGGCTGAATCCTTTGTCTGGCGCACCGTCCGGGACAGTCTTCCGGGACTACTGGCCGTCGTCGATCGGGAACTCAACCAGCGCACGGACCCCGACGGCGCCGCTTCCGGACGACCGCCTCCGGAGTGA
- a CDS encoding transketolase, with protein sequence MQTNPLGHNVDLAERAYRIRRNALLMGEVQGQGYIGQALDIADVLAVSYFHAMRYRPEDPHWEERDRFLLSNGHYAIALYAALIEAGIIPEEELETYGSDGSRLPMSGMASYTPGMEMSGGSLGLGLSIAVGMGLGLKRKQSSSRVYTLFSDGELDEGSVWEAIMSAAHWKLDNLIGIIDVNNQQADGPSTQVMAFEPLVEKLEAFGWFVRRVDGNDMDAVVAAFDAARDHPEPKPRMIVCDTRMGRGVPFLEAREKNHFIRVDEHEWQLALEALEAGRNA encoded by the coding sequence ATGCAGACCAATCCACTGGGACACAACGTGGACCTGGCCGAACGCGCCTACCGCATCCGCCGCAACGCGCTGCTGATGGGCGAGGTCCAGGGCCAGGGCTATATCGGCCAGGCGCTCGACATCGCCGACGTGCTGGCCGTCTCCTACTTCCACGCCATGCGCTATCGCCCGGAAGATCCCCACTGGGAGGAGCGCGACCGCTTCCTGCTGTCGAACGGCCACTACGCCATCGCGCTCTACGCCGCCCTGATCGAGGCCGGGATCATCCCCGAGGAGGAGCTGGAGACCTACGGCAGCGACGGCAGCCGGCTGCCCATGTCGGGCATGGCTTCCTATACGCCGGGCATGGAGATGTCCGGCGGCTCGCTCGGGCTGGGGCTGTCGATCGCCGTCGGCATGGGCCTGGGCCTCAAGCGCAAGCAATCGTCCTCCCGCGTCTATACCCTGTTCTCCGACGGCGAGCTGGACGAAGGGTCGGTCTGGGAAGCCATCATGTCGGCCGCCCATTGGAAGCTCGACAACCTGATCGGGATCATCGACGTCAACAACCAGCAGGCCGACGGCCCGTCCACCCAGGTGATGGCGTTCGAGCCGCTGGTCGAGAAGCTGGAGGCCTTCGGCTGGTTCGTCCGGCGGGTGGACGGCAACGACATGGATGCCGTGGTCGCCGCCTTCGACGCCGCCCGCGACCATCCCGAGCCCAAGCCCCGCATGATCGTCTGCGACACCCGCATGGGCCGGGGCGTCCCGTTCCTGGAGGCTCGCGAGAAGAACCACTTCATCCGCGTCGACGAGCACGAATGGCAATTGGCCCTCGAGGCCCTCGAAGCCGGGAGGAACGCATGA
- the gcvA gene encoding transcriptional regulator GcvA: MRNRLSIKSIQAFEAAARLGSFAAAAEELAVTPSAVSHQVKLLEEQLGISLFHRVHRAVVLTDAGRHLATEVIAAFARIDAATRHAEVAGMSAVLTVHSTPSFASQWLMRRLTQFGEHHPGIDIRLHASVEVIDLGQGAVDVEIRYNPGPPAAGTVMVPFPDDLIVPMCSPSLAGGIKPIRKPADLAHHTLIHSEITILGWRDWARRHRKVRLDLERGPRFDRSFMAISAAVDGLGVCLDSLLLAEQELRTGKLVVPFAGDVMTFQGHGFVTLRSKTDLPKVKSFREWLFAELAESRKWADRFMADGMCAPAPPS; encoded by the coding sequence ATGCGAAACAGGCTGTCCATCAAGTCCATTCAAGCGTTTGAGGCCGCCGCCCGGCTCGGCTCCTTCGCGGCCGCAGCGGAGGAATTGGCCGTCACGCCTTCCGCGGTAAGCCATCAGGTTAAGCTCCTGGAGGAGCAGCTTGGAATCTCCCTGTTCCACCGGGTCCATCGCGCGGTGGTCCTGACGGATGCGGGCCGGCATCTCGCGACCGAGGTCATCGCCGCCTTCGCCCGCATCGATGCCGCCACGCGCCACGCCGAGGTCGCCGGCATGAGCGCCGTCCTGACCGTCCATTCGACGCCGAGCTTCGCGTCCCAGTGGCTCATGAGGAGATTGACGCAGTTCGGGGAGCATCATCCCGGGATCGATATCCGCCTTCACGCCTCCGTGGAGGTCATCGACCTGGGCCAGGGCGCCGTGGACGTGGAAATCCGCTACAATCCCGGTCCGCCCGCCGCGGGCACCGTGATGGTCCCCTTCCCGGACGACCTGATCGTGCCGATGTGCTCCCCGTCGCTGGCCGGCGGGATCAAGCCGATCCGCAAGCCGGCCGACCTTGCCCACCACACGCTGATCCATTCCGAGATCACGATACTCGGTTGGCGCGACTGGGCGCGGCGCCACCGCAAGGTGCGTCTCGACCTGGAGCGGGGTCCCCGGTTCGACCGCTCCTTCATGGCGATCAGCGCCGCCGTGGACGGGCTGGGCGTCTGCCTGGACAGCCTGTTGCTGGCCGAGCAGGAACTGCGGACCGGCAAGCTGGTCGTTCCCTTCGCCGGCGACGTCATGACGTTCCAGGGGCACGGTTTCGTGACCCTGCGCTCCAAGACGGACCTGCCGAAGGTCAAGAGCTTCCGGGAATGGCTCTTCGCCGAGCTCGCGGAAAGCCGGAAGTGGGCGGACCGGTTCATGGCGGACGGGATGTGCGCGCCCGCCCCACCGTCATGA
- the glpX gene encoding class II fructose-bisphosphatase: MDRNLALEVVRVTEAAALSASLLIGRGDEKLADQAAVDAMRQALNSLAIDGTVVIGEGERDEAPMLYIGEKVGTGGPKVDIALDPLEGTTITATGGPNALAVVAMAEEGGFLNAPDVYMDKIAVGGNLPENVVDLDETVANNLKNLAKAKGAEVSELLVCILDRPRHSELIAKVREAGARIMLISDGDVSGVIATSQPESGVDMYMGSGGAPEGVLAAAALRCIGGQFQGRLLFRNDDEKARAARWGVTDLTRKYELNDLASGNVMFAATGVTTGTMLRGVRRFAGGAVTHSIVMRSKSGTVRIVEAHHNFRRKTGFGPSDK, translated from the coding sequence ATGGACCGCAACCTGGCCCTCGAGGTCGTACGCGTCACCGAGGCGGCCGCCCTGTCGGCATCGCTGCTGATCGGCCGCGGCGACGAGAAGCTGGCCGACCAGGCGGCCGTGGACGCGATGCGCCAGGCGCTGAACAGCCTGGCGATCGACGGCACCGTCGTGATCGGCGAGGGCGAGCGGGACGAGGCGCCGATGCTCTATATCGGCGAGAAGGTCGGCACCGGCGGCCCCAAGGTCGATATCGCCCTCGACCCGCTGGAAGGCACCACCATCACCGCGACCGGCGGCCCGAACGCGCTGGCCGTGGTCGCCATGGCGGAGGAGGGCGGCTTCCTGAACGCGCCCGACGTCTACATGGACAAGATCGCGGTCGGCGGCAACCTGCCCGAGAACGTCGTGGACCTGGACGAGACGGTCGCCAACAACCTGAAGAACCTGGCGAAGGCCAAGGGGGCCGAGGTCTCCGAGCTGCTGGTCTGCATCCTGGACCGGCCGCGCCACTCGGAGCTGATCGCCAAGGTCCGCGAGGCCGGCGCCCGGATCATGCTGATCTCCGACGGCGACGTTTCCGGCGTGATCGCGACCTCCCAGCCGGAGAGCGGCGTGGACATGTACATGGGCAGCGGCGGCGCGCCGGAAGGTGTCCTGGCGGCGGCGGCCCTGCGCTGCATCGGCGGCCAGTTCCAGGGCCGCCTGCTGTTCCGCAACGACGACGAAAAGGCCCGGGCGGCGCGCTGGGGCGTCACCGACCTGACCCGCAAGTACGAGCTGAACGATCTCGCCAGCGGCAACGTGATGTTCGCCGCCACCGGCGTCACGACCGGCACCATGCTGCGGGGCGTGCGCCGCTTCGCCGGCGGGGCCGTGACCCACTCGATCGTCATGCGCTCGAAGAGCGGCACCGTCCGGATCGTCGAGGCGCACCACAATTTCCGCCGCAAGACCGGGTTCGGTCCCTCGGATAAGTGA
- the recJ gene encoding single-stranded-DNA-specific exonuclease RecJ, which produces MSSQQAFLNVSRSLGGRRWVARPSDERTALALAQSHGLPELVGRVLSARGVDLPTADNFLSPTLKAMLPDPSDLKDMDAAADRIARAIRSGERVAVFGDYDVDGATSSALLRRFFRAAGAELSVYIPDRISEGYGPNAPALLRLKDSGVSLVVTVDCGVTAFDPLAAAAGAGLDVVVVDHHAAEPRLPRAVAVVNPNRVDEDSPHKTLAAVGVTFLLVVAVNRVLRDAGWWSNGRKQPDLMGWLDIVALGTVCDVVPLVGLNRALVSQGLRVMARRANPGITALSDLCKLAEKPDAWHAGYILGPRVNAGGRVGASDLGARLLSTDDPAEAAELARILDQHNTERRAIEATVVEEAMVQVEAALEDLGGLVFAVGEGWHPGVIGIVAARLKERYNRAACVVALDKGIGKASGRSVRGVDLGAAVIAARHAGLLIAGGGHRMAAGFTAAAERLPELKRFLSDRIAAQQEGGPLAPTLELDGVLSVGGATPDLVGTLAKLGPFGTGNSEPRFALADARIAHASVVGENHVRCILTGGGGERLKAIAFRALDSDLGKGLLKSGGAPLHVAGHLRPDNWQGRNEVQLMIEDAAPVWGGN; this is translated from the coding sequence GTGAGTTCGCAACAGGCCTTCCTGAACGTATCCCGCTCGCTGGGCGGTCGGCGCTGGGTCGCCCGGCCGTCCGACGAGCGGACCGCCCTGGCGCTCGCCCAGAGCCACGGCCTGCCGGAACTGGTCGGCCGCGTGCTCTCGGCGCGCGGCGTCGACCTGCCGACGGCGGACAATTTCCTGTCGCCGACGCTCAAGGCGATGCTGCCCGACCCCAGCGACCTGAAGGACATGGACGCAGCGGCCGACCGGATCGCGCGGGCGATCCGGTCCGGCGAACGGGTGGCGGTGTTCGGCGACTATGACGTGGACGGCGCCACCTCCTCGGCCCTGCTGCGCCGTTTCTTCCGGGCGGCCGGGGCGGAGCTGTCCGTCTATATTCCGGACCGGATCTCCGAAGGCTACGGCCCCAACGCGCCGGCCCTGCTCCGGCTGAAGGACTCGGGCGTCAGCCTGGTTGTCACGGTCGATTGCGGCGTGACCGCCTTCGATCCGCTGGCCGCCGCCGCCGGGGCCGGGCTCGACGTCGTCGTGGTCGACCACCACGCCGCGGAGCCGCGCCTGCCCCGGGCGGTCGCGGTGGTGAACCCCAACCGGGTGGACGAGGACTCGCCGCACAAGACCCTGGCCGCGGTCGGCGTCACCTTCCTGCTGGTCGTGGCGGTCAACCGCGTGCTGCGGGATGCCGGCTGGTGGTCGAACGGCCGGAAGCAGCCGGACCTGATGGGCTGGCTCGACATCGTGGCCCTGGGCACGGTGTGCGACGTGGTCCCGCTGGTCGGCCTCAACCGCGCCCTTGTCAGCCAGGGGCTCAGGGTGATGGCGCGGCGGGCCAATCCGGGCATCACGGCGCTGTCCGACCTGTGCAAGCTGGCGGAGAAGCCGGACGCCTGGCACGCCGGCTATATCCTGGGGCCGCGGGTGAACGCCGGCGGCCGGGTGGGCGCGTCCGACCTGGGCGCCCGGCTGCTCTCGACCGACGATCCGGCCGAGGCCGCTGAGCTGGCGCGCATCCTCGACCAGCACAACACCGAGCGCCGCGCGATCGAGGCCACCGTGGTCGAGGAAGCCATGGTCCAGGTCGAGGCGGCGCTGGAGGACCTGGGCGGCCTGGTCTTCGCGGTCGGCGAGGGCTGGCACCCCGGGGTGATCGGCATCGTCGCCGCCCGCCTGAAGGAGCGGTACAACCGGGCGGCCTGCGTCGTGGCGCTGGACAAGGGCATTGGCAAGGCGTCCGGCCGGTCGGTCCGCGGGGTCGACCTGGGGGCGGCGGTGATCGCCGCGCGCCATGCCGGCCTGCTGATCGCCGGCGGCGGCCACCGGATGGCGGCCGGTTTCACCGCGGCGGCCGAGCGGCTTCCGGAGCTGAAGCGATTCCTGTCCGACCGCATCGCCGCCCAGCAGGAGGGCGGACCGCTCGCCCCGACGCTGGAACTCGACGGCGTGCTGTCGGTGGGAGGGGCCACGCCCGACCTGGTCGGCACGCTCGCCAAGTTGGGTCCCTTCGGCACCGGCAATTCCGAGCCCCGCTTCGCGCTGGCCGACGCCCGGATCGCCCATGCCAGCGTGGTCGGCGAGAACCATGTCCGCTGCATCCTGACCGGCGGAGGGGGAGAGCGCCTGAAGGCCATCGCGTTCCGCGCGCTCGACAGCGACCTTGGCAAGGGCCTGCTGAAGAGCGGCGGCGCGCCGCTGCATGTCGCCGGCCACCTGCGCCCCGACAACTGGCAGGGCCGCAACGAGGTCCAGCTGATGATCGAGGACGCGGCCCCGGTCTGGGGAGGGAACTGA
- a CDS encoding LL-diaminopimelate aminotransferase, producing MTDSEFHRIKRLPPYVFAEVNAMKARARAAGEDIIDFGMGNPDLPTPPHIVEKLIEAVQDPKTHRYSNSRGIPGLRRAICSYYKKRFNVTLDPESEAIVTIGSKEGLANLAQAITSPGDIMLVPNPSYPIHPFGFILAGAAIRHLPIGQGYSFMESLERAVKHSVPKPLAVVLNYPSNPTAEVVDLDFYRPIVEFCLKHGIYILSDLAYSEIYFDDVPPPSILEIPEAREIAVEFTSMSKTYSMPGWRIGFATGNKKLITALARIKSYLDYGAFTPIQVAAAAALNGPQDCVAEARAIYKARRDVLIEGLAAAGWQVPSPPASMFAWAPIPAQFAHLGSLEFSKLLLQEAKVAVAPGIGFGEYGDGHVRLALVENQHRIRQACRNIRLFFQEAGIAPQGTVRRTPVPAGAKQRAAS from the coding sequence ATGACGGATAGCGAATTCCACCGGATCAAGAGATTACCGCCGTATGTGTTCGCGGAAGTGAACGCCATGAAGGCGCGAGCCCGGGCCGCAGGCGAGGACATCATCGATTTCGGCATGGGCAATCCGGATCTGCCGACCCCGCCGCACATCGTGGAAAAGCTGATCGAGGCGGTGCAGGACCCGAAGACCCACCGCTATTCCAACTCGCGGGGCATCCCCGGCCTGCGGCGGGCGATCTGCTCCTACTACAAGAAGCGCTTCAACGTGACGCTCGACCCGGAGAGCGAGGCGATCGTCACGATCGGATCGAAGGAGGGGCTGGCCAACCTGGCGCAGGCGATCACCAGCCCGGGCGACATCATGCTGGTGCCCAATCCCAGCTACCCGATCCATCCCTTCGGCTTCATCCTGGCCGGCGCCGCGATCCGGCACCTGCCGATCGGGCAGGGCTACAGCTTCATGGAGTCGCTGGAGCGCGCGGTGAAGCACAGCGTGCCCAAGCCGCTGGCGGTCGTGCTGAACTACCCGTCCAACCCCACGGCGGAGGTGGTCGACCTCGACTTCTACCGGCCGATCGTCGAGTTCTGCCTGAAGCACGGCATCTACATCCTGTCCGACCTGGCCTATTCCGAGATCTATTTCGACGACGTGCCGCCGCCGTCGATCCTGGAGATCCCGGAAGCGCGCGAGATCGCGGTCGAGTTCACGTCGATGAGCAAGACCTATTCAATGCCCGGCTGGCGCATCGGCTTCGCGACCGGCAACAAGAAGCTGATCACGGCACTGGCACGCATCAAGTCCTACCTGGACTACGGCGCCTTCACCCCGATCCAGGTGGCGGCCGCCGCCGCGCTCAACGGCCCGCAGGACTGCGTCGCCGAGGCTCGGGCGATCTACAAGGCGCGCCGCGACGTCCTGATCGAGGGGCTGGCCGCGGCGGGATGGCAGGTGCCCAGCCCGCCGGCCAGCATGTTCGCCTGGGCGCCCATCCCGGCCCAGTTCGCCCATCTCGGCAGCCTGGAGTTCAGCAAGCTGCTGCTCCAGGAGGCTAAGGTCGCGGTGGCGCCCGGCATCGGCTTCGGCGAGTACGGCGACGGCCATGTCCGCCTGGCGCTGGTCGAGAACCAGCATCGGATCCGGCAGGCCTGCCGCAACATCCGGCTGTTCTTCCAGGAGGCGGGCATCGCGCCGCAGGGTACCGTCCGCCGAACCCCGGTTCCCGCCGGCGCCAAGCAGCGGGCCGCGTCGTGA
- a CDS encoding nucleotidyltransferase family protein, giving the protein MDREQVIATLRAHEPELRHRGIRHAALFGSVVRGEAKPSSDIDLLIDLDPEAPIGVFEYVELTDFIGGLFPVRVDVANRAKLKPHVRPWAEREALYAF; this is encoded by the coding sequence ATGGATCGGGAACAAGTCATCGCCACGCTGCGCGCCCATGAGCCGGAACTCCGCCACCGGGGTATCCGCCATGCCGCCCTGTTCGGCTCGGTCGTGCGCGGCGAAGCCAAACCGTCCAGCGACATCGACCTCCTGATCGACCTCGACCCCGAAGCACCGATCGGCGTCTTCGAGTATGTCGAGTTGACCGACTTCATCGGGGGCCTGTTCCCCGTCCGGGTCGACGTCGCCAACCGCGCAAAGCTCAAGCCGCACGTTCGGCCTTGGGCTGAGCGCGAGGCGCTCTATGCCTTCTGA
- a CDS encoding transketolase family protein, producing the protein MTPATDTNTGAGPKVRLKTSAMIASIAAEGQRTKPAPFGNALAELAKDRPEIVGMTADLGKYTDLHVFAKACPDRYYQMGMAEQLLMGAAAGMAHEGFVPFATTYAVFASRRAYDFIHQTIAEENLNVKLACALPGLTSGYGPSHQAAEDLALFRAMPNMTVIDPCDALDIEQAVPAIASHQGPVYMRLLRGHVPLVLDEYDYRFELGKAKLLRDGADVLVISSGILTMRALEVARTLEADRIGVAVLHVPTIKPLDTETILREASRSGRMVVVAENHTVIGGLGEATAGVLLRSGVTPKFRQIGLPDEFLLAGALPTLHDRYGISAEAMARSIKGWL; encoded by the coding sequence ATGACACCCGCCACCGACACCAATACCGGCGCCGGTCCCAAGGTGCGCCTGAAGACCTCCGCCATGATCGCCTCGATCGCCGCCGAGGGCCAGCGCACCAAGCCGGCGCCCTTCGGCAACGCCCTGGCCGAGCTGGCCAAGGACCGGCCGGAGATCGTCGGCATGACCGCGGACCTCGGCAAGTACACCGACCTGCACGTCTTCGCGAAGGCCTGTCCGGACCGGTATTACCAGATGGGCATGGCCGAGCAGCTGCTGATGGGAGCCGCGGCCGGCATGGCGCACGAGGGCTTCGTGCCTTTCGCCACGACCTACGCGGTGTTCGCCTCGCGCCGCGCCTATGATTTCATCCACCAGACGATCGCCGAGGAGAACCTCAACGTCAAGCTGGCCTGCGCCCTGCCGGGACTGACCTCCGGCTACGGGCCGAGCCACCAGGCGGCGGAGGACTTGGCGCTGTTCCGCGCCATGCCCAACATGACCGTGATCGATCCCTGCGACGCGCTCGACATCGAGCAGGCCGTGCCGGCGATCGCATCCCACCAGGGACCGGTCTATATGCGGCTGCTGCGCGGCCACGTGCCGCTGGTGCTGGACGAGTACGACTACCGCTTCGAGCTGGGCAAGGCGAAGCTGCTGCGCGACGGCGCCGACGTGCTGGTGATCTCCTCCGGCATCCTGACGATGCGCGCCCTGGAAGTCGCCAGGACGCTGGAGGCCGACAGGATCGGGGTCGCGGTGCTGCACGTGCCGACGATCAAGCCCCTGGATACCGAGACGATCCTGCGCGAGGCCTCGCGCTCCGGGCGCATGGTGGTGGTGGCCGAGAACCACACCGTGATCGGTGGCCTGGGCGAGGCGACGGCCGGCGTGCTGCTCCGCTCCGGCGTGACTCCCAAGTTCCGCCAGATCGGCCTTCCGGACGAGTTCCTGCTCGCCGGGGCTCTGCCTACGCTGCACGACCGCTACGGCATCTCCGCCGAGGCCATGGCGCGCAGCATCAAGGGCTGGCTATAA
- a CDS encoding SDR family NAD(P)-dependent oxidoreductase, translating to MLLSNKVCVITGAASKRGIGRAIAKLFALHGGRSIILDLDAAQASAAASELGEAHRGIACDVTDKDACIAALDRVVGDFGRVDVLVNNAGITQPLKFMDIAPGNYDAVLDVSLRGTLYMSQAAIPHMRKQRSGSIVCMSSVSAQRGGGIFGGPHYSAAKAGVLGLAKAMARELGPDGIRVNSIAPGLIQTDITGGKLTDDLKAEILKGIPLNRLGDAEDVARACLFLASELSSYVTGATIDVNGGMLIH from the coding sequence ATGCTGCTGTCCAACAAGGTCTGCGTCATCACGGGGGCGGCCTCCAAGCGCGGCATCGGGCGGGCGATCGCCAAGCTGTTCGCCCTGCATGGCGGACGCTCGATCATTCTCGATCTCGACGCGGCACAGGCCTCGGCCGCCGCGTCCGAACTGGGGGAGGCCCATCGCGGCATCGCCTGCGACGTGACCGACAAGGACGCCTGCATCGCCGCGCTGGACCGGGTGGTCGGCGATTTCGGCCGGGTAGACGTCCTGGTCAACAATGCCGGCATCACCCAGCCGCTGAAGTTCATGGACATCGCACCCGGCAATTACGACGCGGTGCTCGACGTCAGTCTCCGCGGCACGCTCTACATGAGCCAGGCCGCGATCCCGCACATGCGCAAGCAGCGCTCAGGCTCCATCGTCTGCATGTCGTCGGTTTCCGCCCAGCGCGGCGGCGGCATCTTCGGCGGACCGCACTACAGCGCCGCCAAGGCCGGGGTCCTCGGCCTCGCCAAGGCCATGGCCCGCGAACTGGGTCCGGACGGCATCCGGGTCAACTCGATCGCGCCCGGCCTGATCCAGACCGACATCACCGGCGGCAAGCTGACCGACGACCTGAAGGCCGAGATCCTGAAGGGCATCCCGCTCAACCGCCTCGGCGACGCGGAGGACGTGGCCCGGGCCTGCCTGTTCCTGGCCTCGGAGCTGTCCTCCTACGTCACCGGCGCCACCATCGACGTCAACGGCGGCATGCTGATCCACTGA
- a CDS encoding homoserine dehydrogenase: protein MTAPLKIGVAGLGTVGGGVLKLLDQHADLLAGRSGRRMIVTAVSARTRGRDRGVDLSGARWYEDATALAADPDVDVVVELIGGSEGIARELCETALSRGKHVVTANKALLAVHGTGLARLAEEHGAVLAFEAAVAGGIPVIKGLREGLAANGIKEVHGILNGTCNYILTEMRETGREFGDVLAEAQKLGYAEADPSFDIDGVDAAHKLAILTSVAFGCAVDFGSVHIEGIRHISALDIDYARELGYRIKLLGIARRYNGNVEQRVHPAMVPIDSPIASVDGVFNAVVADGDFVEKVTFVGRGAGAGPTASAVVADLVDVARGRISPAFGVPSGRLESVRAAPPEERRGAYYLRLMVVDRPGVIAEVAAALRDENVSMESFLQRGRAPGEAVPVVLTTHDTDEASMQRALESLSRLEAVLEAPRMIRIEQF from the coding sequence GTGACGGCCCCGCTGAAGATCGGGGTCGCCGGCCTGGGCACCGTCGGCGGCGGCGTCCTGAAGCTGCTGGACCAGCATGCCGACCTGCTGGCCGGGCGGAGCGGCCGGCGGATGATCGTCACCGCGGTCAGCGCGCGGACCCGCGGCCGCGACCGCGGCGTGGATCTCAGCGGCGCCCGCTGGTACGAGGACGCGACAGCGCTGGCGGCCGACCCCGACGTCGACGTCGTGGTCGAGCTGATCGGCGGGTCCGAGGGCATCGCCCGCGAACTGTGCGAGACCGCGCTGTCCCGCGGCAAGCATGTCGTAACCGCCAACAAGGCGCTGCTGGCGGTCCACGGCACCGGCCTCGCCCGGCTGGCCGAGGAGCACGGCGCCGTCCTGGCCTTCGAGGCGGCGGTGGCCGGCGGCATCCCGGTGATCAAGGGCCTGCGCGAGGGGCTGGCGGCCAACGGGATCAAGGAAGTCCACGGCATCCTGAACGGCACCTGCAACTACATCCTGACCGAGATGCGGGAGACCGGGCGCGAGTTCGGCGACGTCCTCGCCGAGGCGCAGAAGCTGGGATACGCCGAGGCGGACCCCAGCTTCGACATCGACGGCGTGGACGCCGCCCACAAGCTGGCGATCCTGACCTCCGTCGCGTTCGGCTGCGCGGTGGACTTCGGGTCCGTCCATATCGAAGGCATCCGGCACATCTCCGCGCTGGACATCGACTATGCCCGGGAACTGGGATACCGGATCAAGCTGCTGGGCATCGCCCGGCGCTACAACGGCAATGTCGAGCAGCGGGTCCATCCGGCCATGGTGCCGATCGATTCGCCGATCGCGTCGGTCGACGGGGTGTTCAACGCCGTGGTCGCCGACGGCGACTTCGTCGAGAAGGTCACCTTCGTCGGCCGCGGCGCCGGGGCCGGACCGACCGCGTCCGCCGTGGTCGCCGACCTCGTGGACGTCGCGCGGGGCAGGATCTCCCCGGCGTTCGGCGTCCCGTCCGGACGGCTTGAAAGCGTCCGCGCCGCCCCTCCCGAGGAACGCCGAGGAGCGTACTACCTGCGCCTCATGGTGGTCGACCGCCCCGGCGTGATAGCAGAGGTGGCGGCGGCGCTGCGCGACGAGAATGTTTCCATGGAATCGTTCCTGCAGCGCGGCCGTGCGCCGGGCGAAGCGGTTCCCGTCGTGTTGACTACCCACGATACCGACGAGGCGTCCATGCAGCGGGCGCTGGAGTCGCTGTCGCGGTTGGAAGCGGTGCTGGAAGCGCCGCGGATGATTCGCATCGAGCAGTTCTGA